Proteins encoded together in one Drosophila albomicans strain 15112-1751.03 chromosome 2R, ASM965048v2, whole genome shotgun sequence window:
- the LOC117576212 gene encoding uncharacterized protein LOC117576212 isoform X1, whose translation MDIQQRRMYQSVLILYCVCSSSKKKASKTMFPNYCFKKQSDDFGYEVLYVPKKNYSPSARQSNRPMNDSNVGARSRAQPQVCSKLCYEDLLRLQALREQKERAGPKPHVEFRLPPMDKQRQFAHRSNAGSTLNERERYLKQQQEEDEVESPPCASDPARDIQDSCADFFNIVYENVLEAVNVAVEQTVDKHFEELLSKVNQLKSEMSEQENMLKQLNTDLSTKISELSDTSLNQFKFIAQMLIDSQTIHYRAMNQQRLLKQQKKDEQDAQTRSISSDRSQHTANAYCHCHVSSVKSMQQEQQQQQMPRQQHQLWQQQDRNPFDYIQVPCTNCHRVYPKQDRPVLRRTRKGTASMPNLHQASTATSASSNTNSNKMKHTKHSSTSSNWSQFGTRRVANTNAPPASSTLKKCRCHYHSPAPTQGINYVLSNNSSLGRKLRTLGKTLPSREDERTHS comes from the exons ATGGACATTCAACAAAGGCGAATGTATCAATCAGTACTCATTCTCTATTGTGTGTG TTCAAGCTCCAAAAAGAAGGCATCAAAAACAATGTTTCCCAACTATTGTTTTAAAAAGCAATCCGATGATTTCGGATATGAAGTATTGTATGTGCCTAAGAAAAACTATAGTCCAAGTGCACGTCAATCGAACCGGCCAATGAACGATTCCAATGTCGGAGCACGATCTCGAGCGCAGCCACAGGTATGTTCAAAGTTGTGCTACGAAGATCTCTTAAGGTTGCAGGCTCTTCGGGAGCAGAAAGAACGCGCTGGCCCTAAACCTCATGTGGAGTTCCGTCTGCCCCCCATGGACAAGCAGCGACAATTTGCACATCGTTCAAATGCAGGCTCTACACTAAACGAGCGAGAAAGGTATCtaaaacagcagcaagaagaagatgaagtgGAATCGCCTCCTTGTGCTTCAGATCCTGCTCGTGACATTCAAGACTCCTGCGCAGATTTCTTTAACATAGTCTACGAGAATGTGCTGGAGGCCGTGAATGTAGCTGTTGAACAAACAGTCGATAAACACTTTGAGGAGTTGCTGTCCAAGGTCAATCAGCTAAAGTCCGAGATGTCAGAGCAAGAAAATATGCTTAAACAACTCAATACCGATCTATCtacaa AGATTTCCGAGTTAAGTGATACGAGTCtcaatcaattcaaattcattgcACAAATGCTTATCGACAGCCAGACAATTCACTATAGGGCCATGAATCAGCAGCGCCTGTtgaagcagcaaaagaaagaTGAACAAGATGCGCAGACGAGAAGTATTAGCTCAGACCGCTCACAACATACGGCAAATGCTTACTGTCACTGTCATGTTTCCAGTGTAAAATCGatgcagcaagagcaacaacaacagcaaatgccAAGACAACAGCATCAGCTTTGGCAACAGCAAGATCGGAATCCATTTGACTATATTCAAGTGCCCTGTACAAACTGTCATAGGGTATATCCGAAACAAGATCGCCCTGTTTTACGACGAACGCGCAAGGGAACAGCCAGCATGCCAAATTTACATCAAGCTTCAACAGCAACTTCCGCTTCCtccaacaccaacagcaataAGATGAAGCACACTAAACATTCGTCCACGTCAAGTAATTGGAGTCAATTTGGTACTCGGCGTGTGGCTAACACAAACGCACCTCCCGCCAGCTCCACTTTAAAGAAATGCCGTTGTCATTATCATTCACCCGCCCCGACTCAAGGCATTAACTATGTGCTGAGTAATAATTCTTCGCTGGGTCGCAAATTGCGAACGCTTGGCAAAACATTGCCCAGTAGGGAAGATGAGCGAACGCACTCCTGA
- the LOC117576212 gene encoding uncharacterized protein LOC117576212 isoform X2, giving the protein MDIQQRRMYQSVLILYCVCSSSKKKASKTMFPNYCFKKQSDDFGYEVLYVPKKNYSPSARQSNRPMNDSNVGARSRAQPQVCSKLCYEDLLRLQALREQKERAGPKPHVEFRLPPMDKQRQFAHRSNAGSTLNERERYLKQQQEEDEVESPPCASDPARDIQDSCADFFNIVYENVLEAVNVAVEQTVDKHFEELLSKVNQLKSEMSEQENMLKQLNTDLSTKISELSDTSLNQFKFIAQMLIDSQTIHYRAMNQQRLLKQQKKDEQDAQTRM; this is encoded by the exons ATGGACATTCAACAAAGGCGAATGTATCAATCAGTACTCATTCTCTATTGTGTGTG TTCAAGCTCCAAAAAGAAGGCATCAAAAACAATGTTTCCCAACTATTGTTTTAAAAAGCAATCCGATGATTTCGGATATGAAGTATTGTATGTGCCTAAGAAAAACTATAGTCCAAGTGCACGTCAATCGAACCGGCCAATGAACGATTCCAATGTCGGAGCACGATCTCGAGCGCAGCCACAGGTATGTTCAAAGTTGTGCTACGAAGATCTCTTAAGGTTGCAGGCTCTTCGGGAGCAGAAAGAACGCGCTGGCCCTAAACCTCATGTGGAGTTCCGTCTGCCCCCCATGGACAAGCAGCGACAATTTGCACATCGTTCAAATGCAGGCTCTACACTAAACGAGCGAGAAAGGTATCtaaaacagcagcaagaagaagatgaagtgGAATCGCCTCCTTGTGCTTCAGATCCTGCTCGTGACATTCAAGACTCCTGCGCAGATTTCTTTAACATAGTCTACGAGAATGTGCTGGAGGCCGTGAATGTAGCTGTTGAACAAACAGTCGATAAACACTTTGAGGAGTTGCTGTCCAAGGTCAATCAGCTAAAGTCCGAGATGTCAGAGCAAGAAAATATGCTTAAACAACTCAATACCGATCTATCtacaa AGATTTCCGAGTTAAGTGATACGAGTCtcaatcaattcaaattcattgcACAAATGCTTATCGACAGCCAGACAATTCACTATAGGGCCATGAATCAGCAGCGCCTGTtgaagcagcaaaagaaagaTGAACAAGATGCGCAGACGAGAA TGTAA